The sequence TTCTGCatgtaaaaatattcaaaatctaTTTTTCTATGAAAACACGATCAACCCTAGTGCATGGAAGCAACTCAATCCTCACCCCAAAACCTCTCCTAACTATTTTTGAAACGTCAATCTCAGCCACGCTACCCGTGTCCATAAAAAGAGAACCTCGAATTTTAACATCCTCACTAACCCAATTGTAAGAACCATCTTTACCATCTTTCAgtttttcctttccctttttctcACCATGATTTTTTCGAAAGAAAAACTGGAAAacaagaagaagacgaagaaatcagaatcaaaaataaaagaaaaactgaCCTCTTTTACTCATGTTTTACTCTTGCCAAACGTCTTTAATCAAACTAAAGTTCCTTTAATGAAAACCTTCAGGATTCCAAATACATATGCAAATCGGTTCAATTTCATCTCTTTAATCACAATCGTTATTTCTATCAAAACCAATGGTACTCACTCACCTTAAAAATTGGAGCGCTACTTACTACCTAATTAATGGCAAGACtacttttctttccattttctttttcaagaaaaactTACACTTCCCCATTTAATTGTTccactttttatatttttttatatttattttgatcaAACAAGTTGAGTTGGGGCTTTATATATCTATCAAATACTGAGCTATAACTCATCAATAAAAGCTCAACCTATTTCGTCAAAATATCACTAGGTCAAGTTTGGGGACTATAATACGGCTGTTATAGCTCGGCTATACATCATGACTCAGTTATATACGTTATAAGTCGGTTATCAATAACAGTCATCAAAACAAATACCAAAACGCTCAAATATGCTATTACTCTCCGTTTAAAGCAAAATTACTCGTAGACATAACTGTTACTCTTCGATTCAGATATAAAAGAAAGGGTAAGAATGTTGTTCAGATTATTGTAATTTGCAAAGCCTATTATTCATTTACTGACTTGAGTGTCGGAATgctttttgcaggtaccaccctctTGTTCTCTCATTGCCGTATAACTCATCCTAACAGAAAGCTTGCAGATACTTATCGACAGACGAATTATACAGCGGCCAATCTCcacaaaaatatttattatatttaatattatttaattattttaaNNNNNNNNNNNNNNNNNNNNNNNNNNNNNNNNNNNNNNNNNNNNNNNNNNNNNNNNNNNNNNNNNNNNNNNNNNNNNNNNNNNNTtccaaacaattttaaaaaattgaatagaAGGACCTCGCAACTTTATTTAATAAGTTAATAAGTTGAGAATAAtatcttttatttaattattcttcTAATCATTCATTTCCTAATTAATTTTCCTCCTTCTTCAGTTACATCCATAAAATCTGCAATGTATTATTCAATCTATTGCGACTTCTAATGGTAGTCAGTTGTTAAGGTGCTCTGACTCTTAGATTTGACTCGGTGTTGGGTGTGTCAATGTTTGTGAAACCACCTTTGCAAATTACAAATGGTCTTTTGCGTTTTCTTTGCAAATTACAAATGTTTCTAGGGCTCTTTATTTGAGGGGTGTACAGGTGTGTGGTAGTTTTTCTTAGGCTGGAGGCTTTCTCTATGCTAACGTTTTTAGGGCTATGTAGCtctttaacctttttttttttttttaaataagtgcATGTTTGGGTgctattattttgttaaaaaaagatcttttttcaatgaaaaaagatctttttttattttttaacgtgtttggcaaatttctagtagtaaaagtaaaagcactagtaaaataaaaaaaaagatcttttttgagaagctgtaatttacatctttttttaaaagatcttttttccttaaaaaaaaagatgtttttcatgtaataaataaacaaaaaagtatttttatattgttatacccaaatataattgattgataaaaagacctttttacatgagatatccaaacataaaattacttttacttttctataagatcttttaaaaaaagataactcaaaaaaagatcttttcttaaaattcacccaaacaagccctgaATGTATTATTCGGTCTAAATAATTTTGGACTTTTGGTGCATACATTGTCCTTTTCTCATAATTAACCTTTTGAATGGTCCTTACTTATATTAATTGTTTACTTTTGTTTTATCATTATCTTTACTAGTATTATAAATCATTATTATATGTTACTATTCAAGTTAATTTaacaaaatttgtttttattttgcaaaaCATAATCAagatgagaattttttttttaattggattatTAGGATTGAATTTCTCAAAAATGACTTATATGTTATACGTTGTTGTAAATTTTTACAAACATGAgtctttttataatttaaaaaaaatatttttttacaaaatatcactgttataattaattattaataaaaaaataaactctttcacatgaaaataaaaactaaaaaatttattatttaatttttttatctacgAAGTTCCTAGTTTTCTTAGTCGATGGCCGAAAACTTTTGTttcctataatttttttttgtaaaagtagtttgattctaTAAATATTTTGTGCCATAATTTATATTGTCAAGCAAAATTAATATAACTTTAAAAAGATTTATATTCTTATAATGTTATTATGGATAAAAATACTAGGATACTTTTTaaagaataatgtaagaagtttgATGCAGGACTTGTATACGAACCAATTGAGTATAACTAGAGAGTCTATTTTtcaattaatattataaaaatgatttcttttattttaaatttaaaaatttttttattttaaatgttaaattattaattttaaatcttaaatttttttaaaaaaaatacaattaaaaaattaaatagtatTGACAAATAAAAGTTATTAATTCTCCTGTACTTATTCTAAACAATTTGCTTGAATTTATTGACATCAATAGCATATTCATTATGAGTGTGAAGATAATTAAAGACTACGAGCTAGTAAAGAGATTTGAGCTGAGGCAAAGAGAATAGCAACTGTTTAATGTATAGTAGATTTTTAATGTTTTTCCCCAGCTTTTTTTTCGCCTTTTAATTATATAAGTCAATGTGCTCTTTTTTTCTTAAgtttttttcccaattaattttttttagaaagttTTAAAAAGCACAATTTATATACATTTTGTTGTACTTGTagtattatgtttttttttctttaggtGCAATAATGGTGTTGTAACTTGTTTTTCTCTTCGGAAAAATTTAAGATTAGTTAACatatttttattgtaaaattatttttttaatcttcaTCACTTTTTAAACCGTTTAGGGTTTTGAGTTAGAAATTTAGAATTTAGTATTTAAAATAcaggatttaaattttaaaatttagagtttaaGATTTAGAGTATAAACTTTAGAATGAAAggataatttcaaaaaaattagctattattgattttaaaaaaaacttatttttatgttatatttttatCATCAATGGTATCGAAAGTATAGCTCCATTTACATTgcttaattagttattaatatctccaaaaataaaaaagaacaaagaTTATATTGTCTAAGAAGAGTAGTTTTACACAACTTTGACataattttatttccttttctgtCAAAGGAAGGGCAACTAAACTAGCTAGAAGTCCCTAACTATATTGATCTAATTAACCGAAGTATATGTTCACATATGCCAGTTTAATATCTTAGATGTTATTATATAGACGAAAATAAGAATGCTATTTTAACAACTCAAAAATTATTAGACAACTTTTATTAAAAAGGTAATAAAAACATATATAGTAAGATACACATGTTTATCATTTTCGACAAAATTTGTCTAATAATTTGGAGTTGTTgaaatatgaaaaacaaaaataaaaaatcaaaagggGGTGTATATTTGCATCTGACTCAAAATGTGTTCGAAGTTGTCGGTTGTCTTCTCAATTGGGTGAGTGTGCACTCCTTCATAGGTGGTCACCACTATACCCTCATCTTTCGTAAGACGTTGTACTTGCTTCTTCACGTTGCACCCTTGATGTGTGCACCTATAGTAGCTCCTGCAAGTAAAAATCAACCAATAACTTTTttaacaacatgaacaaccatcaatcaaatcaaaacatATTATATCTCTAAATTATCcatttaaatcttaatattagaataactatcTGCACatctagtaaaatgaacatccaataTATCCATTATTcctattgtttaatattttcattgtctacttaTAATACTTTTTCTAATTGAAATCAATATGTACACTAAATTTCTTGCTTTCAAGATTTTAAGAGATCAGAGGTTACTAATCAACATAATTTATAAAAGATCATGCATGACCGGAGATAACACTAGGGACAAGTTTCTGTTTCCTTATTTTTACAGGTTACTTGTTTGTTAGCTTCTTTCCGCTCTACTGTTTGTGTTGAGCTTtcttgttcaaaaaaaaaaaaaagatcacgCATAAACAATAGGCAATATATAAACACTTTGGTAATTTTTttgttagaaatataattatttatgtgtttttttctatcaatttaaacttttaaaaaaaataattttatgatatagtatcaaaatttttataacaaaaaaatcgAGTTAAATCATTGTTATCtctaaaaacagaaaaaaaaaacataaaataaataaactgaAAAAAGAAGGTCCATGTCAAAGATCTAAATAAAATCTCTTGCTTGAATAACGTATTAAAAACATAATTATTTATGTGTTTTTTACTATTAACTTAATCTTTTAGGAAGAGTGATTTAATGATATTTTGTAAATCTTTTTGTTAACGACCCATTTTTAACTTTTCGTTAATGTCCCTCTGTTAATTATTGTCTATTATAAGATCACTTGTTACTTTCTTACTGTATCACATTAATAGAAAACTGCCGCTTAAACTGTTTGCAGCATCTAATTTTATAGCGATTGATTAACCACTACAGAATTGTTTAGTAACGGTTTAAAACTGTTGCTAATCGCCTGCTTTGGTTTAGTGTAAATTGAACTGTTGAATCTTTTGATGAGTAAATTGATTGATGTATAacattttaaaaactaatttgaatATAATCAAATTTCAACCATTAAACttgaataaagaagaaagaaagaaaaagaaaaagaaaagaaaaaaaaatatgtatcGAGTAGACAAAGCTAAGAGAAGTAATTTTTTCTATGAAGAAATAAGAATttctatatatttaatttatgttAAGTGATTTAGTGACTCCCTTATTACTCTGTTagtataaaaagaaaaagcaatgagAAAACCCAGTTTTGTAAGCATGATGGAAAATGTTGATGGAAGGAAAATGTTGATGTGCCACCAAATCATCATCCCCTTGTAGGTAAAAATTTTACGTTATTATTTAATTGGAAtgataattataaataatttttttaaataataaatttagaaattacTTATTTCAAAAACAANNNNNNNNNNNNNNNNNNNNNNNNNNNNNNNNNNNNNNNNNNNNNNNNNNNNNNNNNNNNNNNNNNNNNNNNNNNNNNNNNNNNNNNNNNNNNNNNNNNNNNNNNNNNNNNNNNNNNNNNNNNNNNNNNNNNNNNNNNNNNNNNNNNNNNNNNNNNNNNNNNNNNNNNNNNNNNNNNNNATTGAATATGAAAATAATCTTTTTTATTGGTTGATTTGTTGATGATCATTGCTATTATCCACAGCATATATTACATATATAATTTCTTCCAGTATAGattagattattattattatttttattattattactaaatCACCATATATATGGAACCCCTTCAGTAGGGTTTATGATCACATAATATATATAGCCatgtaaattataaaataataagattaCATAAACTATATGTTGCGTACACGCAGATATGCATAATATATACGCATGTTTCATTTCTCTTTCAGTTAATAATAAGTCGCAGCATACATATataagcataagaacatgaagaCAAACCGATATATATGCATATATATAGAGAACAATTTGAAAGATCAAATAAACTAATTGCTGCTATATATATTGTGTATATACTTTTATCTTATTAGGCGTAACTAAAATATTATCTAAAGTTATTTTAAAtagtatattattttaaattatcttatttaactTAACCTTCATAATNNNNNNNNNNNNNNNNNNNNNNNNNNNNNNNNNNNNNNNNNNNNNNNNNNNNNNNNNNNNNNNNNNNNNNNNNNNNNNNNNNNNNNNNNNNNNNNNNNNNNNNNNNNNNNNNNNNNNNNNNNNNNNNNNNATTgtgttgaaaatatttttttctaaaaattaattACCCGTTGGGTTCAACAATCAACAGTAAAAAGGGAAATAATTGAAGAAAAGaacttaaaacaaaaatttttttgtaaaagtCTAGAGAcagcaacttttgtattttgtggacagcacttaaccatcaagaGAAAAGTAAGTGATCTTCTACCATTGAatataatctcacactattaaaaagaTTATTAATGATCAATTAAtcgttacaaaacacaaaaattactgccCCTTAAGCCTTTTGGCCATATTTCCTCCATCGATAACCATCATCAAGAATATCAACTTGGCTCCTGGTTTGAAACGCGTATCTTGGTTTTCTaactttcttctctcctttcttcttgTTGGATGATGATGAAGATCCACCCCCTAACTGATGATCACTCACATTAatcctctcatcttcttcttcttctttatcttcttctgaTCTCTTCAGCTGCTGCTCATGAAACTTCAAATCCAGAAATGCACTATTATTCGAGCTTTGaccgttattattattattattattattattcaaaccACTAATGAAACCATGCTGCTGCTGATTACTATTGTCGTTATTATTGTTAGAAATTGAAATCTGGTACga is a genomic window of Arachis ipaensis cultivar K30076 chromosome B06, Araip1.1, whole genome shotgun sequence containing:
- the LOC107648396 gene encoding probable WRKY transcription factor 75 (The sequence of the model RefSeq protein was modified relative to this genomic sequence to represent the inferred CDS: added 23 bases not found in genome assembly), encoding MDNNYSMLFPCPPSSSSTSSYQISISNNNNDNSNQQQHGFISGLNNNNNNNNNGQSSNNSAFLDLKFHEQQLKRSEEDKEEEEDERINVSDHQLGGGSSSSSNKKKGEKKVRKPRYAFQTRSQVDILDDGYRWRKYGQKAVKNNKFPRSYYRCTHQGCNVKKQVQRLTKDEGIVVTTYEGVHTHPIEKTTDNFEHILSQMQIYTPF